One window of Trichoderma breve strain T069 chromosome 3, whole genome shotgun sequence genomic DNA carries:
- a CDS encoding fibronectin type III-like domain-containing protein, which translates to MVVMRHIALLAGLAFWTGAAADVITDDTHFYGQSPPVYPSPEMVGGNEWEAAFQKAKALVGKMTLEEKVNLTAGVTVESTCSGFIPAIKRLKFPGMCLSDAGNGLRNTDFVSGFPSGIHVGASWSKDLAFRRGAAMGGEFKKKGVNVLLGPVVGPAWRIVRGGRNWEGISVDPWLSGVLVSQTVSGIQGQGVITSTKHYIGNEQETNRNPEGNTSSVSSNIDDKTMHEVYLWPFQDAVRAGSGNIMCSYQRVNNSYGCSNSKTLNGLLKTELGFQGFVVSDWGAQHAGVATAEAGLDVAMPGASDFWGDHLVEAVKNGSLPESRVTDMATRVIAAWYQFNQDTDFPKPGVGMPSNVLDPHTIVDGRDPAAAPVLLNGAIEGHVLVKNTKNTLPFKSPRMLSLFGYSAKTPDFFNPSSNLLYSQNWISGNEALDSNYVSDNGLATFGKNGTMFGGCGSGAITPALPISPFEALKMRASQEGTAVFNDFLSDKPSVEPSSDACIVFGNAWSCEGYDRPAIRDDYTDSLIKSVADQCSKTVVVFHNAGPRLVDGFVDHPNVTAIIFAHLPGQESGPALASLLFGDTSPSGKLPYTVAKNESDYGDVLDPVEPEGEFVNFPQADFHEGVYLDYRYFDKKGIEPRYEFGFGLGYTTFAYSNISINYIQGANTYPWPGGPIVSGGQTDLWDAIATVSVNIKNTGSVAGAEVAQLYIGIPGAPAKQLRGFEKPFLQPNETQSVTFHLTRRDLSVWSVERQKWQLQKGNYKFYVGSSSRRLPLNGTMDL; encoded by the exons ATGGTAGTAATGAGGCACATCGCCCTACTTGCGGGCCTCGCCTTTTGGACGGGCGCCGCTGCAGATGTCATCACTGATGATACTCATTTCTACGGCCAATCGCCGCCAGTTTATCCATCGC CTGAAATGGTGGGCGGCAATGAGTGGGAGGCGGCTTtccaaaaggccaaggccttGGTCGGCAAGATGACTTTAGAAGAAAAG GTTAATCTTACAGCAGGTGTTACAGTTGAGTCTACTTGCTCAGGCTTTATTCCTGCCATCAAGCGTCTGAAGTTTCCGGGCATGTGCCTCAGTGATGCTGGCAATGGGCTTCGCAATACAGATTTTGTTAGCGGTTTTCCCAGTGGAATTCATGTGGGTGCTAG CTGGAGTAAAGACTTGGCTTTTAGGAGAGGAGCTGCCATGGGTGGAgagttcaagaagaaagGCGTCAATGTCCTACTCGGCCCTGTCGTTGGCCCTGCTTGGCGTATTGTTCGTGGTGGAAGAAACTGGGAAGGCATCTCTGTCGATCCTTGGCTGTCTGGCGTCTTGGTTTCTCAGACTGTTTCTGGCATTCAGGGGCAGGGGGTTATTACTAGTACCAAG CACTACATCGGCAACGAGCAAGAGACCAACCGTAATCCAGAAGGAAATACGTCCTCTGTTTCTTCGAACATTGACGATAAGACAATGCACGAGGTATATCTATG GCCCTTCCAAGATGCTGTGAGAGCAGGCAGTGGAAATATCATGTGCTCCTACCAGCGTGTCAACAACTCGTACGGCTGTTCCAATAGCAAGACTTTGAATGGCCTTCTCAAGACTGAGCTCGGCTTCCAG GGGTTCGTTGTTTCCGACTGGGGCGCTCAACACGCAGGTGTTGCCACCGCGGAAGCTGGCCTAGACGTGGCCATGCCCGGTGCAAGCGATTTCTGGGGCGATCACTTGGTTGAGGCCGTGAAGAATGGCTCATTGCCAGAGTCGCGAGTGACGGACATGGCAACAAG AGTCATTGCCGCCTGGTATCAGTTCAACCAGGACACCGATTTCCCCAAGCCGGGAGTTGGCATGCCTTCTAATGTCCTAGATCCCCATACAATTGTTGACGGGCGAGATCCTGCCGCTGCACCCGTTCTTCTGAATGGCGCCATTGAAGGTCACGTCCTCGTCAAAAACACAAAGAATACTCTCCCTTTCAAGTCGCCTCGCATGCTCTCCCTCTTTGGCTATTCTGCCAAGACTCCAGACTTTTTTAATCCCTCTTCAAATCTACTTTACAGCCAAAATTGGATCTCGGGTAATGAGGCGCTTGACTCAAACTATGTTTCTGATAATGGGCTGGCCACTTTTGGCAAAAATGGCACCATGTTCGGCGGCTGTGGCTCCGGGGCCATCACGCCGGCACTCCCAATCTCTCCGTTCGAggccttgaagatgagggcTTCCCAGGAGGGCACTGCTGTGTTCAACGATTTCTTATCTGACAAGCCCTCTGTTGAGCCCAGTTCTGATGCCTGCATTGTCTTTGGTAACGCATGGTCCTGCGAAGGATACGACCGTCCTGCTATCCGAGATGATTATACAGACTCCCTAATCAAGTCAGTGGCTGACCAGTGCAGCAAGACCGTTGTCGTCTTCCACAACGCAGGGCCTCGATTGGTAGACGGCTTTGTTGATCATCCAAACGTCACAGCAATCATCTTTGCCCATTTGCCAGGTCAAGAGAGTGGGCCAGCACTCGCTTCACTTCTCTTTGGGGATACCAGCCCTTCCGGCAAGCTTCCTTACACAGTGGCGAAGAATGAATCTGATTATGGCGATGTTCTCGATCCAGTAGAGCCAGAAGGCGAATTCGTCAACTTTCCCCAGGCCGATTTCCACGAGGGAGTTTATCTTGACTATCGCTACTTTGACAAGAAGGGCATTGAACCTCGGTACGAGTTCGGCTTTGGACTCGGCTACACAACCTTTGCATATTCCAACATATCCATCAACTACATTCAGGGGGCAAATACGTATCCATGGCCGGGTGGCCCTATTGTCAGCGGCGGACAAACGGATCTCTGGGATGCAATCGCCACCGTCAGCGTAAACATCAAGAATACAGGCAGcgttgctggtgctgaagTGGCGCAGCTCTACATTGGTATTCCAGGAGCTCCGGCGAAGCAGCTTCGCGGCTTTGAAAAGCCCTTTTTGCAGCCTAATGAGACACAGTCGGTGACATTCCATCTCACAAGAAGAGATTTGAGCGTGTGGAGCGTAGAGAGACAGAAGTGGCAGTTGCAGAAGGGCAACTACAAGTTCTACGttgggagcagcagcagacgacTTCCCCTGAATGGGACGATGGATTTATAA